The Papaver somniferum cultivar HN1 unplaced genomic scaffold, ASM357369v1 unplaced-scaffold_18, whole genome shotgun sequence genome includes a window with the following:
- the LOC113337792 gene encoding uncharacterized protein LOC113337792 — METLMSSSSSLLFQSSKNRSFSSPRSAFPHSTSIKPEFVSLFPASSHQKRSNHNNLSLAISLSRFKAIMGSVISRSCSSKSSFNPQGNAADIEFPSQETLQSKTVKVRFQLMQECSYGQEFLVVGDDPILGAWDPSSAVPLKWSEGNLWKAELDVPVDKTIEFKFVLKDPNTGEVIWHPRPNRVFQTWETKLIVVYEDWDIIFGDWHILFEDWDTVGFLQTWVDLPNSNEKTLVVVKPLSSSLLSSADVSSIRLDLLFESLAFQLKNMDELQ, encoded by the exons ATGGAAACCCTGatgagttcttcttcttcactcctttttcaGAGTAGTAAGAACAGATCATTTTCATCTCCAAGATCAGCTTTTCCTCACTCGACTAGTATTAAACCTGAGTTTGTTAGTTTGTTTCCTGCTTCTTCTCATCAGAAACGAAGTAATCACAATAACTTATCTCTGGCGATTTCATTATCACGATTTAAAGCTATTATGGGATCAGTTATTAGCAGATCTTGTTCCTCTAAGTCATCTTTTAATCCTCAG GGCAATGCTGCAGACATTGAATTTCCATCTCAAGAAACGC TTCAATCGAAGACGGTCAAAGTGAGATTTCAACTGATGCAAGAGTGTTCGTATGGTCAAGAATTTCTAGTCGTTGGCGATGATCCGATCTTGGGTGCTTGGGACCCTTCTAGTGCAGTACCATTAAAATGGTCGGAAGGAAACCTCTGGAAAGCTGAACTT GATGTTCCGGTTGATAAAACAATCGAGTTTAAATTCGTACTCAAAGATCCAAATACAGGAGAGGTTATATGGCATCCTCGCCCAAACAGGGTTTTTCAAACATGGGAAACTAAATTGATTGTTGTTTATGAAGACTGGGACATTATTTTTGGAGACTGGCACATTTTATTCGAAGACTGGGACACCGTAGGGTTTCTTCAAACATGGGTAGACTTGCCCAATTCGAACGAGAAGACACTCGTCGTCGTTAAGCCGCTCAGTAGTTCTCTGCTCAGTAGTGCTGATGTTTCTTCAATCCGGCTCGACCTCCTTTTCGAAAGTCTAGCTTTTCAACTAAAAAATATGGATGAACTTCAGTAG